A genome region from Setaria italica strain Yugu1 chromosome III, Setaria_italica_v2.0, whole genome shotgun sequence includes the following:
- the LOC101762539 gene encoding thioredoxin-like 2, chloroplastic isoform X1 → MADALLLPRRFLTPPSSAAPASSSSASSSAPSRWALSSPGSPRRARLAAAHPHPRPRRLARHKVYAADPESGAGEQPQWWEKNVGPNMIDIHSTVEFLDALRDAGDRLVIVEFYGTWCGSCRALFPRLCRSALENPDILFLKVNFDENKPMCKRLNVKVLPFFHFYRGADGLLEAFSCSLAKFQKLKDAIAIHNTARCSIGPPVGVGYVDLLDSASQQEKPAEASPR, encoded by the exons ATGGCCGAcgctctcctcctcccgcgccgcttcctcaccccgccgtcctccgccgcccccgcctcctcgtcgtccgccTCCTCGTCCGCGCCGTCTCGCTGGGCGCTCTCGTCGCCCggctcgccgcggcgggcgcgccTGGCGGCCGCTCACCCGCACCCGCGGCCCCGCCGGCTCGCTCGGCACAAG GTTTATGCAGCAGACCCAGAGAGTGGCGCCGGTGAGCAACCACAATGGTGGGAGAAAAATGTTGGGCCAAACATGATTGACATCCACTCCACAGTGGAGTTCTTAGATGCACTGAGAGATGCTGGAGACAGGCTTGTTATTGTTGAGTTCTACGGAACCTGGTGTGGTTCATGCCGGGCACTCTTTCCAAGG CTCTGCCGGTCAGCTTTGGAGAATCCTGATATATTGTTTCTAAAAGTAAATTTTGATGAAAACAAACCTATGTGCAAACGACTGAATGTCAAAGTCCTTCCTTTCTTCCATTTTTACCGTGGAGCTGATGGGCTACTGGAGGCTTTCTCCTGTTCCTTAGCTAAG TTTCAAAAGCTGAAGGATGCCATTGCAATTCACAACACTGCTCGTTGCAGCATTGGCCCACCCGTTGGCGTTGGGTATGTTGATTTGTTGGATAGTGCGAGCCAACAGGAGAAACCTGCGGAAGCTAGCCCACGGTAG
- the LOC101762539 gene encoding thioredoxin-like 2, chloroplastic isoform X2 yields MADALLLPRRFLTPPSSAAPASSSSASSSAPSRWALSSPGSPRRARLAAAHPHPRPRRLARHKVYAADPESGAGEQPQWWEKNVGPNMIDIHSTVEFLDALRDAGDRLVIVEFYGTWCGSCRALFPRLCRSALENPDILFLKVNFDENKPMCKRLNVKVLPFFHFYRGADGLLEAFSCSLAKIQSPTIFSISKAVQEHELHFISNF; encoded by the exons ATGGCCGAcgctctcctcctcccgcgccgcttcctcaccccgccgtcctccgccgcccccgcctcctcgtcgtccgccTCCTCGTCCGCGCCGTCTCGCTGGGCGCTCTCGTCGCCCggctcgccgcggcgggcgcgccTGGCGGCCGCTCACCCGCACCCGCGGCCCCGCCGGCTCGCTCGGCACAAG GTTTATGCAGCAGACCCAGAGAGTGGCGCCGGTGAGCAACCACAATGGTGGGAGAAAAATGTTGGGCCAAACATGATTGACATCCACTCCACAGTGGAGTTCTTAGATGCACTGAGAGATGCTGGAGACAGGCTTGTTATTGTTGAGTTCTACGGAACCTGGTGTGGTTCATGCCGGGCACTCTTTCCAAGG CTCTGCCGGTCAGCTTTGGAGAATCCTGATATATTGTTTCTAAAAGTAAATTTTGATGAAAACAAACCTATGTGCAAACGACTGAATGTCAAAGTCCTTCCTTTCTTCCATTTTTACCGTGGAGCTGATGGGCTACTGGAGGCTTTCTCCTGTTCCTTAGCTAAG ATACAATCCCCTACGATCTTTTCCATCTCGAAAGCTGTGCAAGAACATGAACTGCACTTTATTTCGAATTTCTGA
- the LOC101762945 gene encoding uncharacterized protein LOC101762945 isoform X1, with translation MKSNRNLSRGEGRRLGNVALIAFMLGSLLLLSLIRVRFSPIGKTGEAIKAEEQQEMRKESIKMETLDETAASAAEEETQPKPTDNSGSSGGGVGSVSSTALAAGDEHLSLSKPVCYESSRRSDTCEAAGDVRVQGRIQTIHVGPLEQEWKVKPYCRKHDAFALSHVKEWALRPLPGDAPQCTINSSATAFVLSTGGFTGNLFHDYTDVLIPAFITAHRYAGEVQFLVSSFKSWWTNKYLQIFQQLSKHEVVDIDNDDEVRCYPSVVVGPTFHKELGIDASRTPGSSSMVEFRAMLRGAFGLERATATPSSDRWDIRRRPRLLIISRRSSRRFLNERAMADMAMSLGFDVRVGDPDVSTDVSKFARLVNSADVMVGAHGAGLTNMVFLPAGAVLIQVVPYGGLEWLARGTFKEPSADMQIHYLEYMIQLDETSLSEQYPKDDPVLKDPNSIHKQGWNALKTVYLDKQNVKPHLGRLKNTFMEALKLLPHGQSD, from the exons ATGAAGTCCAACCGGAACCTGtcgaggggggaggggaggaggctggGGAACGTGGCACTCATAGCCTTCATGCTGGGATCCCTCCTGCTGCTGTCCCTCATCAGGGTCAGGTTCTCCCCGATTG GCAAAACAGGGGAGGCCATCAAAGCAGAGGAGCAGCAGGAAATGAGGAAAGAGAGCATCAAGATGGAGACCCTTGATGAGACTGCAGCTTCAGCTG CAGAGGAGGAGACTCAGCCCAAGCCCACCGATAACTCAGGCAGCAGCGGGGGCGGCGTTGGCAGCGTAAGCAGCACAGCCCTTGCCGCTGGGGACGAGCATCTCAGTCTGAGCAAGCCGGTGTGCTACGAGTCGAGCCGCCGCTCGGACACTtgcgaggccgccggcgacgtccgCGTGCAGGGGCGCATCCAGACCATCCACGTCGGCCCGCTGGAGCAGGAGTGGAAGGTGAAGCCGTACTGCCGGAAGCACGACGCGTTCGCGCTTTCCCACGTCAAGGAATGGGCGCTCCGGCCCCTCCCCGGCGACGCGCCGCAATGCACGATCAACAGCTCGGCCACCGCGTTCGTGCTCTCCACCGGCGGCTTCACGGGCAACCTGTTCCACGACTACACGGACGTGCTCATCCCGGCGTTCATCACCGCGCACCGCTACGCCGGGGAGGTGCAGTTCCTGGTGAGCAGCTTCAAGTCGTGGTGGACCAACAAGTACCTGCAGATCTTCCAGCAGCTGAGCAAGCACGAGGTCGTCGACATCGACAACGATGATGAGGTCCGGTGCTACCCGAGCGTGGTGGTCGGGCCGACGTTCCACAAGGAGCTCGGCATTGACGCGTCCAGGACGCCGGGATCCTCCTCCATGGTGGAGTTCCGCGCGATGCTGCGCGGCGCGTTCGGGCTGGAGCGCGCGACGGCCACGCCCAGCAGCGACCGGTGGGACAtccggcgccggccccggctGCTGATCATCTCGCGCCGGAGCTCGCGCCGGTTCCTGAACGAGCGCGCCATGGCGGACATGGCCATGAGCCTGGGGTTCGACGTGCGCGTGGGCGACCCGGACGTGAGCACGGACGTGTCCAAGTTCGCGCGGCTGGTGAACTCGGCGGACGTGATGGTGGGCGCGCACGGCGCCGGCCTCACCAACATGGTGTTCCTCCCCGCGGGCGCCGTGCTCATCCAGGTGGTGCCCTACGGCGGGCTGGAGTGGCTCGCGCGCGGCACGTTCAAGGAGCCGTCGGCGGACATGCAGATCCATTACCTGGAGTACATGATCCAGCTGGACGAGACGAGCCTGAGCGAGCAGTACCCCAAGGATGACCCGGTGCTCAAGGACCCCAACTCCATCCACAAGCAGGGATGGAACGCGCTCAAGACGGTGTATCTGGACAAGCAGAACGTGAAGCCTCACTTGGGCAGGCTCAAGAATACGTTCATGGAGGCGCTGAAGCTGCTGCCCCATGGACAGAGCGACTAG
- the LOC101762945 gene encoding uncharacterized protein LOC101762945 isoform X2 has product MKSNRNLSRGEGRRLGNVALIAFMLGSLLLLSLIRVRFSPIGKTGEAIKAEEQQEMRKESIKMETLDETAASAEEETQPKPTDNSGSSGGGVGSVSSTALAAGDEHLSLSKPVCYESSRRSDTCEAAGDVRVQGRIQTIHVGPLEQEWKVKPYCRKHDAFALSHVKEWALRPLPGDAPQCTINSSATAFVLSTGGFTGNLFHDYTDVLIPAFITAHRYAGEVQFLVSSFKSWWTNKYLQIFQQLSKHEVVDIDNDDEVRCYPSVVVGPTFHKELGIDASRTPGSSSMVEFRAMLRGAFGLERATATPSSDRWDIRRRPRLLIISRRSSRRFLNERAMADMAMSLGFDVRVGDPDVSTDVSKFARLVNSADVMVGAHGAGLTNMVFLPAGAVLIQVVPYGGLEWLARGTFKEPSADMQIHYLEYMIQLDETSLSEQYPKDDPVLKDPNSIHKQGWNALKTVYLDKQNVKPHLGRLKNTFMEALKLLPHGQSD; this is encoded by the exons ATGAAGTCCAACCGGAACCTGtcgaggggggaggggaggaggctggGGAACGTGGCACTCATAGCCTTCATGCTGGGATCCCTCCTGCTGCTGTCCCTCATCAGGGTCAGGTTCTCCCCGATTG GCAAAACAGGGGAGGCCATCAAAGCAGAGGAGCAGCAGGAAATGAGGAAAGAGAGCATCAAGATGGAGACCCTTGATGAGACTGCAGCTTCAGCTG AGGAGGAGACTCAGCCCAAGCCCACCGATAACTCAGGCAGCAGCGGGGGCGGCGTTGGCAGCGTAAGCAGCACAGCCCTTGCCGCTGGGGACGAGCATCTCAGTCTGAGCAAGCCGGTGTGCTACGAGTCGAGCCGCCGCTCGGACACTtgcgaggccgccggcgacgtccgCGTGCAGGGGCGCATCCAGACCATCCACGTCGGCCCGCTGGAGCAGGAGTGGAAGGTGAAGCCGTACTGCCGGAAGCACGACGCGTTCGCGCTTTCCCACGTCAAGGAATGGGCGCTCCGGCCCCTCCCCGGCGACGCGCCGCAATGCACGATCAACAGCTCGGCCACCGCGTTCGTGCTCTCCACCGGCGGCTTCACGGGCAACCTGTTCCACGACTACACGGACGTGCTCATCCCGGCGTTCATCACCGCGCACCGCTACGCCGGGGAGGTGCAGTTCCTGGTGAGCAGCTTCAAGTCGTGGTGGACCAACAAGTACCTGCAGATCTTCCAGCAGCTGAGCAAGCACGAGGTCGTCGACATCGACAACGATGATGAGGTCCGGTGCTACCCGAGCGTGGTGGTCGGGCCGACGTTCCACAAGGAGCTCGGCATTGACGCGTCCAGGACGCCGGGATCCTCCTCCATGGTGGAGTTCCGCGCGATGCTGCGCGGCGCGTTCGGGCTGGAGCGCGCGACGGCCACGCCCAGCAGCGACCGGTGGGACAtccggcgccggccccggctGCTGATCATCTCGCGCCGGAGCTCGCGCCGGTTCCTGAACGAGCGCGCCATGGCGGACATGGCCATGAGCCTGGGGTTCGACGTGCGCGTGGGCGACCCGGACGTGAGCACGGACGTGTCCAAGTTCGCGCGGCTGGTGAACTCGGCGGACGTGATGGTGGGCGCGCACGGCGCCGGCCTCACCAACATGGTGTTCCTCCCCGCGGGCGCCGTGCTCATCCAGGTGGTGCCCTACGGCGGGCTGGAGTGGCTCGCGCGCGGCACGTTCAAGGAGCCGTCGGCGGACATGCAGATCCATTACCTGGAGTACATGATCCAGCTGGACGAGACGAGCCTGAGCGAGCAGTACCCCAAGGATGACCCGGTGCTCAAGGACCCCAACTCCATCCACAAGCAGGGATGGAACGCGCTCAAGACGGTGTATCTGGACAAGCAGAACGTGAAGCCTCACTTGGGCAGGCTCAAGAATACGTTCATGGAGGCGCTGAAGCTGCTGCCCCATGGACAGAGCGACTAG
- the LOC101762945 gene encoding uncharacterized protein LOC101762945 isoform X3 produces MRKESIKMETLDETAASAAEEETQPKPTDNSGSSGGGVGSVSSTALAAGDEHLSLSKPVCYESSRRSDTCEAAGDVRVQGRIQTIHVGPLEQEWKVKPYCRKHDAFALSHVKEWALRPLPGDAPQCTINSSATAFVLSTGGFTGNLFHDYTDVLIPAFITAHRYAGEVQFLVSSFKSWWTNKYLQIFQQLSKHEVVDIDNDDEVRCYPSVVVGPTFHKELGIDASRTPGSSSMVEFRAMLRGAFGLERATATPSSDRWDIRRRPRLLIISRRSSRRFLNERAMADMAMSLGFDVRVGDPDVSTDVSKFARLVNSADVMVGAHGAGLTNMVFLPAGAVLIQVVPYGGLEWLARGTFKEPSADMQIHYLEYMIQLDETSLSEQYPKDDPVLKDPNSIHKQGWNALKTVYLDKQNVKPHLGRLKNTFMEALKLLPHGQSD; encoded by the exons ATGAGGAAAGAGAGCATCAAGATGGAGACCCTTGATGAGACTGCAGCTTCAGCTG CAGAGGAGGAGACTCAGCCCAAGCCCACCGATAACTCAGGCAGCAGCGGGGGCGGCGTTGGCAGCGTAAGCAGCACAGCCCTTGCCGCTGGGGACGAGCATCTCAGTCTGAGCAAGCCGGTGTGCTACGAGTCGAGCCGCCGCTCGGACACTtgcgaggccgccggcgacgtccgCGTGCAGGGGCGCATCCAGACCATCCACGTCGGCCCGCTGGAGCAGGAGTGGAAGGTGAAGCCGTACTGCCGGAAGCACGACGCGTTCGCGCTTTCCCACGTCAAGGAATGGGCGCTCCGGCCCCTCCCCGGCGACGCGCCGCAATGCACGATCAACAGCTCGGCCACCGCGTTCGTGCTCTCCACCGGCGGCTTCACGGGCAACCTGTTCCACGACTACACGGACGTGCTCATCCCGGCGTTCATCACCGCGCACCGCTACGCCGGGGAGGTGCAGTTCCTGGTGAGCAGCTTCAAGTCGTGGTGGACCAACAAGTACCTGCAGATCTTCCAGCAGCTGAGCAAGCACGAGGTCGTCGACATCGACAACGATGATGAGGTCCGGTGCTACCCGAGCGTGGTGGTCGGGCCGACGTTCCACAAGGAGCTCGGCATTGACGCGTCCAGGACGCCGGGATCCTCCTCCATGGTGGAGTTCCGCGCGATGCTGCGCGGCGCGTTCGGGCTGGAGCGCGCGACGGCCACGCCCAGCAGCGACCGGTGGGACAtccggcgccggccccggctGCTGATCATCTCGCGCCGGAGCTCGCGCCGGTTCCTGAACGAGCGCGCCATGGCGGACATGGCCATGAGCCTGGGGTTCGACGTGCGCGTGGGCGACCCGGACGTGAGCACGGACGTGTCCAAGTTCGCGCGGCTGGTGAACTCGGCGGACGTGATGGTGGGCGCGCACGGCGCCGGCCTCACCAACATGGTGTTCCTCCCCGCGGGCGCCGTGCTCATCCAGGTGGTGCCCTACGGCGGGCTGGAGTGGCTCGCGCGCGGCACGTTCAAGGAGCCGTCGGCGGACATGCAGATCCATTACCTGGAGTACATGATCCAGCTGGACGAGACGAGCCTGAGCGAGCAGTACCCCAAGGATGACCCGGTGCTCAAGGACCCCAACTCCATCCACAAGCAGGGATGGAACGCGCTCAAGACGGTGTATCTGGACAAGCAGAACGTGAAGCCTCACTTGGGCAGGCTCAAGAATACGTTCATGGAGGCGCTGAAGCTGCTGCCCCATGGACAGAGCGACTAG
- the LOC101762945 gene encoding uncharacterized protein LOC101762945 isoform X4 encodes MRKESIKMETLDETAASAEEETQPKPTDNSGSSGGGVGSVSSTALAAGDEHLSLSKPVCYESSRRSDTCEAAGDVRVQGRIQTIHVGPLEQEWKVKPYCRKHDAFALSHVKEWALRPLPGDAPQCTINSSATAFVLSTGGFTGNLFHDYTDVLIPAFITAHRYAGEVQFLVSSFKSWWTNKYLQIFQQLSKHEVVDIDNDDEVRCYPSVVVGPTFHKELGIDASRTPGSSSMVEFRAMLRGAFGLERATATPSSDRWDIRRRPRLLIISRRSSRRFLNERAMADMAMSLGFDVRVGDPDVSTDVSKFARLVNSADVMVGAHGAGLTNMVFLPAGAVLIQVVPYGGLEWLARGTFKEPSADMQIHYLEYMIQLDETSLSEQYPKDDPVLKDPNSIHKQGWNALKTVYLDKQNVKPHLGRLKNTFMEALKLLPHGQSD; translated from the exons ATGAGGAAAGAGAGCATCAAGATGGAGACCCTTGATGAGACTGCAGCTTCAGCTG AGGAGGAGACTCAGCCCAAGCCCACCGATAACTCAGGCAGCAGCGGGGGCGGCGTTGGCAGCGTAAGCAGCACAGCCCTTGCCGCTGGGGACGAGCATCTCAGTCTGAGCAAGCCGGTGTGCTACGAGTCGAGCCGCCGCTCGGACACTtgcgaggccgccggcgacgtccgCGTGCAGGGGCGCATCCAGACCATCCACGTCGGCCCGCTGGAGCAGGAGTGGAAGGTGAAGCCGTACTGCCGGAAGCACGACGCGTTCGCGCTTTCCCACGTCAAGGAATGGGCGCTCCGGCCCCTCCCCGGCGACGCGCCGCAATGCACGATCAACAGCTCGGCCACCGCGTTCGTGCTCTCCACCGGCGGCTTCACGGGCAACCTGTTCCACGACTACACGGACGTGCTCATCCCGGCGTTCATCACCGCGCACCGCTACGCCGGGGAGGTGCAGTTCCTGGTGAGCAGCTTCAAGTCGTGGTGGACCAACAAGTACCTGCAGATCTTCCAGCAGCTGAGCAAGCACGAGGTCGTCGACATCGACAACGATGATGAGGTCCGGTGCTACCCGAGCGTGGTGGTCGGGCCGACGTTCCACAAGGAGCTCGGCATTGACGCGTCCAGGACGCCGGGATCCTCCTCCATGGTGGAGTTCCGCGCGATGCTGCGCGGCGCGTTCGGGCTGGAGCGCGCGACGGCCACGCCCAGCAGCGACCGGTGGGACAtccggcgccggccccggctGCTGATCATCTCGCGCCGGAGCTCGCGCCGGTTCCTGAACGAGCGCGCCATGGCGGACATGGCCATGAGCCTGGGGTTCGACGTGCGCGTGGGCGACCCGGACGTGAGCACGGACGTGTCCAAGTTCGCGCGGCTGGTGAACTCGGCGGACGTGATGGTGGGCGCGCACGGCGCCGGCCTCACCAACATGGTGTTCCTCCCCGCGGGCGCCGTGCTCATCCAGGTGGTGCCCTACGGCGGGCTGGAGTGGCTCGCGCGCGGCACGTTCAAGGAGCCGTCGGCGGACATGCAGATCCATTACCTGGAGTACATGATCCAGCTGGACGAGACGAGCCTGAGCGAGCAGTACCCCAAGGATGACCCGGTGCTCAAGGACCCCAACTCCATCCACAAGCAGGGATGGAACGCGCTCAAGACGGTGTATCTGGACAAGCAGAACGTGAAGCCTCACTTGGGCAGGCTCAAGAATACGTTCATGGAGGCGCTGAAGCTGCTGCCCCATGGACAGAGCGACTAG